The Quercus robur chromosome 7, dhQueRobu3.1, whole genome shotgun sequence genome has a segment encoding these proteins:
- the LOC126691577 gene encoding ubiquinone biosynthesis O-methyltransferase, mitochondrial-like isoform X4: protein MASKLVRHSHLRALSSSISINNHICSPHFSNPNRAPLSFSYKLFSNASSSSSTGGFQRASSLKDLELAKFASIAETWWDSEGPFKPLHVMNPTRLAFIRSTLCRHFGLKIVDVGCGGGILSEPLARMGATVTGVDAVEKNIKIARIHADLDPVTSTIEYCCTTAEKLVEEDRKFDAVIALEDFWDSRK, encoded by the exons ATGGCTTCTAAGCTCGTAAGGCATAGCCATCTCAGAGCCCTAAGCTCCTCCATCTCCATCAACAATCACATTTGCTCTCCTCACTTCTCTAACCCTAACCGAGCTCCCCTCAGCTTCAGCTATAAGCTCTTCTCCaatgcctcttcttcttcctctactGGAGGATTCCAACGAGCTTCCTCTTTGAAAGACCTCGAGCTCGCTAAATTCGCCTCCATTGCCGAAACCTG GTGGGATTCTGAGGGGCCATTTAAGCCATTGCATGTGATGAATCCTACAAGACTTGCTTTCATTCGCTCCACTCTTTGTCGACATTTCG GGCTTAAAATAGTTGATGTTGGTTGTGGCGGTGGAATTCTCTCAGAG CCATTAGCTCGAATGGGAGCTACTGTAACAGGAGTTGATGCTGTGGAGAAAAATATCAAGATTGCGCGCATTCATGCT GATTTGGATCCAGTGACTTCAACTATTGAGTACTGTTGCACAACAGCTG AAAAGCTAGTAGAGGAAGACAGGAAGTTTGATGCTGTGATTGCTCTAGAa